GGAAGCCGAGGGCATCGAGTTTATCTGCAATACGGAAATCGGCAAAGACCTACCTGCGGAAGCGCTGCTGAAGGACTATGACGCGGTGCTGCTCTGCACGGGCGCAACGAAACCGCGCGATCTGCCGATTGAAGGGCGGAACCTGAACGGGATTCACTTTGCAATGGAGTTTCTCACGGGAAATACCCGCGCTGTTCTCGACAAACAACCTGGCAAAGACTACATTTCCGCAGCCGGAAAGGACGTGGTGATTATCGGTGGCGGGGACACGGGAACCGATTGTGTGGGAACGTCGATTCGCCACGGCTGCAAGAGCCTGGTGCAGCTTGAGATCATGCCCAAGCCTCCACAGGAACGCGCCGCCAACAACCCGTGGCCGGAATGGCCCAAGGTCTACAAAATGGACTACGGACAGGAGGAGGCGGCGGCCATGTTTGGGGCAGACCCACGCACGTACCTCACCACCACCACGAAGTTTGAAGGGGATGAAAACGGGAACGTAAAAGCGATTCATATTACGCAGGTGGAATGGACAAAGAACGACAACGGTCAGTTCATTCCCCAACCCATCCCCGGCACGGAAAAAGTGCTGCCTGCCCAACTGGTGCTGCTGGCAATGGGATTTCTGGGGCCAGAGCAACCGCTGCTCGACTCCCTGGGCATCGAGCGCGACTCCCGCAGCAATATCAAAGCCGCCCACGGTCAGTTCACCACCAGCATTCCTGGCGTGTTTGCCGCAGGCGACTGTCGGCGCGGACAGAGCCTAATTGTCTGGGCGATCAACGAAGGGCGCGGCGCAGCGCGAGAGTGCGATCGCTACTTGATGGGCAGCACCGATCTACCGTAAAGCAGTAAAGCAGGAGAGGTCAGGCAGCTTAATGCCCGCAGCCTCTCCTGCTCCGCCTCCCCGCACAACTCACCAACCCACCAATTCCTATGGACACTCCCTCCCCTCGCACGGTCTATCACAACCTCCGGCTGCTGGAACAGGTCAACGCTGCCACCAGCGCCGTCTATCGCCAGCTTGCTCAGGAAGTCATTGCTGATCCGAACGTGGATCTGGCCTGGCGACAGGCGATCGCCAATCGGCTGCATCAGGCGAATCACCAGCTTGGGCAAAAAACCGTGAGTAAAGGCGACAGCTACTAGCCTGCAAAAGATTACGCAGTTGGACGCTTTCTCGCGGGCAGCGCCTGTGAGAAAGCGTCCAAAACCCAGCAAACTTAATCGCAAGTTCGTAAGTCCTAAATGAGATGATGGGATCAGGAAATCAGGCAGGGGGAGAATGATGAGAGCCGTGTTCTGTTTCGTTGGGATGCCAATACCTCAGCACTCCGTCCCCCTGTCATCGCCTCTCCCCCTCGCCTCCTCCCTCCATCTGCCCCTCTCCACTCGCCGCCCGCGCATTGCGCCGCATCATCTCCGGCTTGATTCGCCGCAGCGCCGAAGCCGTCGTGCGATCGCCCCATTCTTCGTCCGAGATCTCGGCTAGTTCCGCCAGCGCGGGGTTGACATGGCACGGGTAAGGCTGAAACTCGGCTACGTCTGTTTCCTGGGCGAAGCGCTGATTCCAGGGGCACACGTCCTGGCAGATGTCGCAGCCTGCCACCCAGGCATCGAGCTTGTCGGCAATGTCGTCGGGCAGTTTTGCGGCGCGATTTTCGATGGTGTGGTAGGCAATGCAGCGATTGGCATCGACCACAAAAGGTTCCACAATTGCGCCCGTGGGACAGGCCTCGATGCAGCGGGTGCAGGTGCCGCAGTGCTGCGTGTGGGGCGTATCGGCCGCCAGTGGCAGATTCGTCAGCACTTCGCCCAAAAACACCCAGGAGCCATACTCGCGGGTAATCAGGTTGCTGTTTTTGGCAATCCAGCCCAGCCCGGCCCGCTCCGCCCAGACTTTATCTTGTATCGGGCCCGTATCAGCATAAAAGCGCGTCTGAATCCCGTCGCCCTGGGCCTCCAGCCAGCGACACAGCGCCTTTAGCTTTTTGTGCAAGACGCGGTGATAGTCGCACCCCCAGGCGTAGCGCGAGATTTTGGCCACTCCCGGCGCAGTTGACCGCATTTGATTCACGTAATAATTTAGTGCCACGCAGATTACAGACTGCACCTCCGGCAGGATCTGCCGCACGTCCTGTCTTCGGGGGTTCGCCATCCACGCCATATCCGCGTGATAGCTCTGCGCCAGCCAGCGGTTCAGCCCCGCCGATTCCGCTGTGACAGTTGCGACAGAGGCAATGCCGACTTTGTGAAACCCCAACTCTAGCGCGGCCTGTTTTACTCGTTCTGCTTGGCTCAGGTCTGGACTTCGCGCAGGAGGGGTCACGGGGAACTCACTGCCGGAGTAGCGTTGAGATTGAGGTTTTCCAAACTGGCGCTGTAGGTAATCCATTGAGGTTTGCCAATTTGAATCTGATTTGCTTCAAATGCTTGACGAACGCGCAGCCGAAATTCGCGGCCGACGCTCCATTGTTCTAGCGGAAGTGTCTTAATCCACACTCGCACCAGCATCCCTGTATGATCAAGTTCATCAATGCCTAAAACATCAGGAGATTCTATCAAGCGATCGCGCCACCCAAGCTCATTATAGAGGTCTTCCGAAACCTGTTTTAGCACTTTCAGAACCTTCACTGGATCATTCTCATAGGCGACGATAATTGAGAAATCGACTCGTGACCAGAGGCGCGTCAGATTACAAACATTGGTGATGCTGCTATTGGGAATGGTAATCAGCTGCCCCTCACTGTTACGGAGTTGAGTAACGCGCAAATTCAGCCGTTCAACCAGTCCACTTTTGTCCCCAATTTTCACCACATCCCCAACGGCAAACTGATCTTCGATCAAAATAAGACAGCCGTTTACCAAATCTTTGATCAGGCTTTGAGAACCAAAGGAAATAGCTAAACCAATAACCGCGCCACCTGCCAGAATGGAACTTGTTGGAATATTAAATAAGCCCAGAGTCCAGACAATTCCAGTCAGGATTAAAACGAAGGTAATTAGCCCCTTCAGGGCTTCGGAAATTGTCTTGGTTCGTAGGGCAATGCGCTGGGTTTCACCGATTGGTAAAAGCCCATTGATTTTCCAGGAAAATAGAAATCGATCAATTAAGCTGCGGCTAATACGAATGAGTAAACTAATGCCAAACCAGATTGCCAGTAGGGCAAGAGGGGTTGCCCAAACGTAAACGCTCCATCGCATCAAAAGCGGCACAGTTGATATAATTCTGGCAATGCCGACATACCACATCAAAATGAAAATCCAAAACAGCGCCCACTTTAGAAACTTGTCAACATCTAGCTGTCGTTTGACGCTGAACTGAGCCTGCAAAGCTTCTAAAAAATGCGATCGCAGTTCTGCAATTTCTCGTGCTTCTGATTCTTCTCCTTCTGGCAAATCGGACGAGACATTTGTGATTATTGGCGCGTTACGCTGATGCGTTTTTTCTGCACTGGCGATCGCCGCGAGTTGTTCCTCATAGCGGGCTTCTAGCGTCCGCTGGCGACGAGTCAAAAGTCGCTGCAAAAACCAGATGATGCCACTTGCCAAAAGCAGCCCCACCAAAAGCTGAAATGCATGCCGAAGGCGCTGCAAAATAATGTCTTTTGAGGTGAGCTGCTTAAAGCGAACCATCTCGTTTTGCAGAATGTCCTGCCATTCTTTTGCCAGCTCATCCAGCGGTTTGCTATTCCAATCGGAGTCGGGCTCAGTAACGGTGACTAAGCGAATGGGGCGTGTGGTTTGGTCATCGCTGATTTGCAAAACCGGGCGATTGTTAAGAATGGCAATCGTCACCTTGGGGGTTTCTTTGGCGTTGGCGGCTCGACTCAGCACGCGCCACAGTCGTGCGTTTACCTCCTGCGCTCGCACTTCCACGGGCAGGCGATTCTGCGGCACATCTTCCCGGTTAAAAATCGTAGGAGACGTGACTTCAAATAACCATTTATTGTCAAGTGGAGAGCGAATGGGGGCAGTCTCGTATTCTCCGTGGCGGCTGACACCATCAGGTGGGCTAAAAGCCGGATTTGATAACCGCGTGGGCAGGGAAGGCAGTTGCCCTAGGGCAGGGGATAGAGGCGGGGTCAATTCTCCGGCGATCGCCAGCCCGCAACTCAACAGGCTTATCAGTGCAAACCGGAGAGCCGCTTGGACGGCGCGAGAAGCAAAAAACTGACGCATAAGTTTGCACAAGACTCTGTAAAATCTCGTGTCAGCAGCATCTATTCCACTACTCTAAGGGCGGAAGCAGATCTAGAGGGCATCACTTGAGCCTGAGAATTGTAACCCGCCGCTATTGGGCATCGGGGCTAGAAAAGGTTGCTGCTGGCAAGTTGGGAACCAGAATTACAGTATCACCTTCAGTCTGAATTTCGTAGAACACGCGGCTCTCTCTAGAGGCGCAGCACAGCGGATCGCCGGATTCGTAGCGATTAAACTGGGCACTCAGTCCGTCTGCACCATACAAATCCACGCTAAAGACGCTGCCATCGGTTCGGGAGTCCATCAGGATGGGCGACAGCGTGCCCACAAACGCACCTTTGTTAAACACAAACACCTGATAGCGGAGGGGGCGACACATGCCGTCAGTATTCGCCATGCCTGTGATTACGGTTGTGTCGTTGAAAACCTGAGCGGCTCCGGTCAGCGTCCAGCCCGCAGCCTGCACCAGCGCATCTTCAGGCAGCGTTGCCTGTCGAAACGATTGCATACAATACTCCAGGTTGCTACCGCTCTCTGGCTGGGGCGCGGCAGGGATGGCAGCACCGGGCTGGTTCCAGTTGGGCATATTGTCGTCCAGCCAGGAGCCGCTGGGGTCGGGTGGAGGGGTTTGGGCGATTCGCGAAGCGATTCCTGCGGGAATCGCCCCCGATAGCCCAGTCACCCAAGTCAGAAATACAGCGCTAAAAAGGGAAATAGAACGACGCATAGGGCTAGTTTTTACAAGAATTTCCTTACAAGAATTTCCAAAGGACGTTTGAACGGAAATTAAGCAGGAATCTGACGGAGATTGGCAAAGAAATAGAATACAAGTAGTTATACCAGAGGAACCGTAGAGCGAATCGAACTGCCCAATTTCTCACTCTCCCAGGCTAGCCCCGATGCCCGCGCAGTCCTCTAATTACCAACCCCAGGCAAGCGATACCACCGTAGCCGCAGACCAGCTGCGGTTCAGGCTGCTGCGCCAACAGTCTATGGCCAGTCGCCTGGAAATGGCAGCCGCGCTGGAACGGAGTGCTCGTGAGCTGTCCTGGGTCAGCCTCCAGCAGCGGTTCCCATCTTTGCTTCCCGAGGCATTTGCCGAAAAAGTGCTGCGAACCTGGTGTGGAGGGCGGTTCTGTTCGGATGTTCTCGAAGGCATATTGGCGAACATCAGCCCAAGCCCCGCTTTACCAGGGAAAGACATGAACTGGATTCAAGACTCTCTAGCCCTGGCAGTGCAGTTGCATTCCATTTTTCAATCGCTAGGTGTGGATTACTACATCACGGGCGGAGTTGCCGCAACCGCCTACGGAGAACCCAGAACCACTCAAGACTTAGACGTAGTGTTGAATTTGAACCCGGATTTGAATCCCGCAGATTTGACACAACTGATTTCAGCGCTGGAAGCAGCAGGTTTTTATGTGCCAGGAGTGGAAGAAGTCCTAACCAGACAAACGCGCACGTTGCAGATTATTCATCAGGAAACCATCCTCCAGGCTGATCTGGTGCTATCTGGCGCGGATGCGTTTGATATGGAAAAGTTTCGGCGGCGGCGGCGACTGTCGATTCCCAATCGGGGCGACTTTTACTTTGCGTCTCCAGAAGATTTGATTTTGAGCAAGCTGCAATGGCGGCAATCTAGCCAGTCAGAGAAGCAGTGGCGAGACATTCTAGGAATCTTGAAAACCCAGACGGATCAGCTTGACATCGCCTACTTGCAACATTGGTCTGCCCAATTGGGGGTTGCGGCTGATCTGGAACAAGCGTTTCAGGAATCGGGTTTGATTTAGGGATAAGACACACGCAGTTGGGGGATTTCTCACGGGCGTATTCCGCAAGAAATCGCCCAAAACCCAGAAAACTTAATCGCAAGTGCGTAAATCCCAAGGGATTGGGGTGTAGAGACGAGGGTTAGGACAGACGACAGCAGCATTACTTGTATTCGATCAGCGCGTTGCGGCGGCCCAGCAGGCGATTGGTGTGAAATTGCAGCACGCCCACCAGCCCTGGAAACTTGCCCAATACGCAGGATGCGGCATAAGGCAGCGCGTCGGAGGCCTTGTAGCCCTGCTGCTTGAAATAGCGGTAGATGCGATAGGTCATGAGCGGATAGCCTAGCAGCAGCAGCAGGCTGAGACCCTTGGTCAACGGTGCAAGGGCGATCGCCCCCAGGGGAATTCCCAATCCCCATAGCCAGATGCTCCGCGTTTCCTTGACCCAGTGCCCTTCGGGTGGGGCCCCGTGCAACCAAGAGCCTTCGGCGTAGGCGTGGCCGGCCCGCTTGGTGCGCTTCCACCACTGAGCAAAGCGCGTCATGTTGGCATCGTGTAGGGTCATCTCGGTATCCAGCCGGAAGATTTTCCAGCCCTGCTGCCGCAGCCGCACGCAGAGTTCTGGCTCCTCGCCCGCGATCAGCGCGGGGTTATAACCGCCCACCTGCTGCACCGCCGCCACCCGCATCAGCGCATCGCCGCCACAGGCCTTGGCCTCGCCCACGGGCGTATTCCACTCCATGTCGCAGAGGCGGTTGTACAGCGTGGCATCCGGGAAGCGCTCCCGCCGCCGCCCGCAGACCACCGCCCAGTCGGGATGGTCGTGCAGGGCTTGGGTAGCCTGCTCTATCCAGCCGGAGACAATTTCGCAGTCGCCATCGACAAACTGCACAAACTCTGCATGGGGCAGCAGTTCCAGCAGTCGAGCAAATCCGGCATTGCGGGCGCGGGCGGCGGTGAAGGGAATCGACAGATCCAGCGCGACCACCTCCGCACCGAGCGATCGCGCTAGTTCCACGCTCCCGTCTGTAGAGCCAGAATCGACGTAGACCACCTGCGCCGCCCGACCCACCACCGACGAGAGACATTGCCGCAGGCGATCGCCCTCGTTGCGCCCAATTGCAACAACTCCCACGCTGTCCATCGAGTTGCCCTCTGTCAATCTCTTCGTGCCCTTTCGGTGCCCTCTAGCGCCCTTCTAGCGCTCTTTATAGTGCCCTCTTAGAACCCTTGTAGTACCCTTTACATTAAGCAAGCGCTGCTATACAGACACTTCCATGTCTAGATTACCCAGTTTCTAGGGCAACCCCGCAATGAGATAACGCTTCAAGACAACTCAAGCCCTGGCCAAGCCCTAGAGCGGCGGGTTATTGCGATGCCCCAGCACTTGCGACTTTAGCTCGTTGAAATCGTTGACCAGTTCCTTCCGATTTGAGGCCCGCAGCAAATAGCGATAGACAAACCACGCCGTGTAGCCCAGCCCAATCAGCTCAAAGGTAGGAGCCAGCAGGGGAATATCGTTGACCGACCGCAGAATCGCCAGCACCAGCCGCACCGCAATCAGCGCTGCCAGCAGCAGACCAATGGTGACAAAGGGGCTTTTGTACTGCCCAAAAAACTCAGATAGGTATTTGGGCAGGTCGGCAACGAATTCTGTTGCTTTGTCCACGTACTCACGCCACTCTTCGCCCGTGTTTTCCTCGGTGCCGAAGGGAGTCAGCTTTCCAGTGTCCTCGGCGTTGATAAAGTCAGGGGTGTTAATTTCGTTTTTGACTTCAGGTTCCATAACCGTTCCTTATTACAACAACAATCGGGTGACAGCAATCTGAGGTTTTGCGATCTGAGGTTTCGCAATTGGATACTGTTGAACCGTGTTCAGACCGGACAGCGCTTGCCAAGATGATAGTCTAACGAACTGCTGTCCTCTGGCAACAACGATTTGTAACTCCTCTTGTAG
The Thermoleptolyngbya sichuanensis A183 DNA segment above includes these coding regions:
- a CDS encoding LppP/LprE family lipoprotein, with protein sequence MRRSISLFSAVFLTWVTGLSGAIPAGIASRIAQTPPPDPSGSWLDDNMPNWNQPGAAIPAAPQPESGSNLEYCMQSFRQATLPEDALVQAAGWTLTGAAQVFNDTTVITGMANTDGMCRPLRYQVFVFNKGAFVGTLSPILMDSRTDGSVFSVDLYGADGLSAQFNRYESGDPLCCASRESRVFYEIQTEGDTVILVPNLPAATFSSPDAQ
- the queG gene encoding tRNA epoxyqueuosine(34) reductase QueG, which encodes MTPPARSPDLSQAERVKQAALELGFHKVGIASVATVTAESAGLNRWLAQSYHADMAWMANPRRQDVRQILPEVQSVICVALNYYVNQMRSTAPGVAKISRYAWGCDYHRVLHKKLKALCRWLEAQGDGIQTRFYADTGPIQDKVWAERAGLGWIAKNSNLITREYGSWVFLGEVLTNLPLAADTPHTQHCGTCTRCIEACPTGAIVEPFVVDANRCIAYHTIENRAAKLPDDIADKLDAWVAGCDICQDVCPWNQRFAQETDVAEFQPYPCHVNPALAELAEISDEEWGDRTTASALRRIKPEMMRRNARAASGEGQMEGGGEGERR
- a CDS encoding CAAD domain-containing protein, coding for MEPEVKNEINTPDFINAEDTGKLTPFGTEENTGEEWREYVDKATEFVADLPKYLSEFFGQYKSPFVTIGLLLAALIAVRLVLAILRSVNDIPLLAPTFELIGLGYTAWFVYRYLLRASNRKELVNDFNELKSQVLGHRNNPPL
- a CDS encoding glutamate synthase subunit beta — protein: MGKPTGFIEYLREAPTEREPGDRIRDWNEFHNPMPEERLRTQAARCMDCGIPFCHTGMLVSGMASGCPINNLIPEWNDLVYRGLWREALDRLHKTNNFPEFTGRVCPAPCEGSCVLGINNPPVTIKNIEYSIIEKGWEEGWITPKPPAHRTGKKVAIVGSGPAGLAAADQLNRAGHWVTVFERADRPGGLLMYGIPNMKLDKEKIVRRRLDLLEAEGIEFICNTEIGKDLPAEALLKDYDAVLLCTGATKPRDLPIEGRNLNGIHFAMEFLTGNTRAVLDKQPGKDYISAAGKDVVIIGGGDTGTDCVGTSIRHGCKSLVQLEIMPKPPQERAANNPWPEWPKVYKMDYGQEEAAAMFGADPRTYLTTTTKFEGDENGNVKAIHITQVEWTKNDNGQFIPQPIPGTEKVLPAQLVLLAMGFLGPEQPLLDSLGIERDSRSNIKAAHGQFTTSIPGVFAAGDCRRGQSLIVWAINEGRGAARECDRYLMGSTDLP
- a CDS encoding nucleotidyltransferase family protein, whose translation is MPAQSSNYQPQASDTTVAADQLRFRLLRQQSMASRLEMAAALERSARELSWVSLQQRFPSLLPEAFAEKVLRTWCGGRFCSDVLEGILANISPSPALPGKDMNWIQDSLALAVQLHSIFQSLGVDYYITGGVAATAYGEPRTTQDLDVVLNLNPDLNPADLTQLISALEAAGFYVPGVEEVLTRQTRTLQIIHQETILQADLVLSGADAFDMEKFRRRRRLSIPNRGDFYFASPEDLILSKLQWRQSSQSEKQWRDILGILKTQTDQLDIAYLQHWSAQLGVAADLEQAFQESGLI
- a CDS encoding mechanosensitive ion channel family protein — translated: MTPPLSPALGQLPSLPTRLSNPAFSPPDGVSRHGEYETAPIRSPLDNKWLFEVTSPTIFNREDVPQNRLPVEVRAQEVNARLWRVLSRAANAKETPKVTIAILNNRPVLQISDDQTTRPIRLVTVTEPDSDWNSKPLDELAKEWQDILQNEMVRFKQLTSKDIILQRLRHAFQLLVGLLLASGIIWFLQRLLTRRQRTLEARYEEQLAAIASAEKTHQRNAPIITNVSSDLPEGEESEAREIAELRSHFLEALQAQFSVKRQLDVDKFLKWALFWIFILMWYVGIARIISTVPLLMRWSVYVWATPLALLAIWFGISLLIRISRSLIDRFLFSWKINGLLPIGETQRIALRTKTISEALKGLITFVLILTGIVWTLGLFNIPTSSILAGGAVIGLAISFGSQSLIKDLVNGCLILIEDQFAVGDVVKIGDKSGLVERLNLRVTQLRNSEGQLITIPNSSITNVCNLTRLWSRVDFSIIVAYENDPVKVLKVLKQVSEDLYNELGWRDRLIESPDVLGIDELDHTGMLVRVWIKTLPLEQWSVGREFRLRVRQAFEANQIQIGKPQWITYSASLENLNLNATPAVSSP
- a CDS encoding glycosyltransferase family 2 protein, with the protein product MDSVGVVAIGRNEGDRLRQCLSSVVGRAAQVVYVDSGSTDGSVELARSLGAEVVALDLSIPFTAARARNAGFARLLELLPHAEFVQFVDGDCEIVSGWIEQATQALHDHPDWAVVCGRRRERFPDATLYNRLCDMEWNTPVGEAKACGGDALMRVAAVQQVGGYNPALIAGEEPELCVRLRQQGWKIFRLDTEMTLHDANMTRFAQWWKRTKRAGHAYAEGSWLHGAPPEGHWVKETRSIWLWGLGIPLGAIALAPLTKGLSLLLLLGYPLMTYRIYRYFKQQGYKASDALPYAASCVLGKFPGLVGVLQFHTNRLLGRRNALIEYK